CTCTAGCAAGCTTCGCCTCTGCGTTTGCCACATCCCCCTTTTGTGCCAAGAGTAGCCCTACAAGAAATTCGTTGGCAATATCAGATTTGTTTTCCGCCTCGATCTTTTTTACGACTGCGACCGCAGACTCAGTCAGATCCTGATTCATCGGTTGGGTTTTGGCAGAATTTATTGCAAGAGCAATAGGAACAAGTTCGTACACCTCAGACTGATCAACTGCTGTAGATTTGTTCAATTGTGCAAAACGTTTAGCGACCAACTGTTTTAGACGATCAGAGCCGCCTGCCCACTCTTCAAAAGTAATTGGTCCAAAGAATCCCCAGAACATGAGACGAGAGAGCACCATCGTCAGTTCAGTATCGGGAAGTCCAACACTACCGGCATAGGCTTGACTCGCTTGCTTGCGGTAGGTGGCAGCAGATGTTGAATTTCCGTGAAGACTGTCAATTAGGGCAAGAATTGAAGCTATACGTCCGATTGCAACGCCATCATTTGGCCAATGCTCCTTTGTAGACGCCAGCGTTTGCTTAAGCACTTGTCGCGCCTTCTGTGTATTGCCCGAGGACTCATACCTGCAAGCGATATCGATTAGAACGTCCCTGACATCTTGGGTGCCTGGTGTAATCTTCGATCCAGCACTCAGAGCACGTTGATAGGCATCCTCAGCAGCAAAATATTTCTTGTCGTCTACCGATTTCGCATCTGAAGGTATTATCTGTGATGCGGCGATATCAGATGGTTTGCTTTCGACTGCGACTGAATTACAGATGAGCATCGAGACAGCGGCAAACATCGGTGAACCATTGAGCAAGAATTTCCTGAGCGCAAATTGCTTGATACGCATAAATCAATATTCCTCAGTCAATCGGTAGCAGTCTGGATATACCCGCCTATGGACAAGACGGATAGGTCGCCGTTTATAGGGTTACGTTAGTTTACGGACTGCCGCATCTGCCCGTTTACTAGATAGACCGGGAGTTTGTGAACATAATCACGGTTCCGTTTGCAAAACGTATCACTTTATGATATATTATGCACACGGAACCGTTTTCATTAAAGATCATTATTTGATACTTTCTGCGCACGGAACGGGGAAATGCCCAAAGAGACCATAGCCAAATACATCGACCAGTTGCCCTCAAGCGGGCGATATACGTTTACCCGCTCTGAACTGGCGAAGAAATTTCAAAAGTCCGACGCCGCCATAAGGCTAGCCCTGCATAGGCTTCAGAAAAATGGACGAATCAAATGCCCACGGCGTGGATTCTATGTGATTGTACCTGAGGAATATAGGCAAACCGGGGCACCACCTCCTGAATGGTTTATTGACGCACTGATGAAAGATTGGCAATCACAATATTACGTCGGGCTCCTGAGCGCAGCAGAAATCTATGGAGCAGCACACCAGCGCCCACAAGAGTTTCAGGTAGTTTGCGACAAGGCGCATCGGGCAATTGAGATTTCACGTTACCGAATCCACTTCTTCAAAAAGTGGAATCTGAAAGATACGCCAATTACAGAACAAAAAACCCCCATCGGATATATGAAAGTATCTAGCCCGGAAGCCACGGCTCTGGATTTAGTTCGGTATTACGAAGACGTTGGCTATTACAGCAATGTTGTAACTGTTCTATCCGATCTGGCATCTTCAATGAATGCTCAAAAACTCATTGCCGCCGCAGACACCGGTGTCGAGTTAGCAGTAGTACAAAGACTTGGTTACTTTATGGAACTAGTCGAGAAATCAAAACTTGTGGAACCATTGCACGAATGGCTAGTTGCGAAATCGCCACGGACGATTGCACTGAGATCAGATTTGGACTTTGACAAAGCAGCCTTGAACAGACGATGGTCCATATATATTAACGAAGAAGTAGAGGCAGACGAACAATGATACCGCGTACAACAATAACGATGTGGCGAGAACATCATGCTCCGTGGTCAGGAGATGATCAAGTTGAACAAGACTTAGTGATTTCTAGAGCCCTAATTGAACTTTACTCGGACGAATTGATATCCAAAAACCTAGCTTTTCGTGGCGGCACAGCATTGAACAAGCTAATTTTGCCAACGATGAGCCGTTATTCTGAGGACATCGATCTAGTTCAAACGCTGGCTCAGCCAATTGGTCCAGTGTTGGACAGAATCAAAGAAATCTTGACCCCATGGCTTGGGAAAGCAACATATAAACAAACCAACAGGGGTACGACACTCTATTTTTCGTACAAGTCCGAGCCGCCACTAGAAAAGCCCATGAAACTCAAGGTCTCGTTAAATACGAGAGAAAGTTTCAGCGTCTTCGGCTATGAAAATCGTTCAATTACAATAATATCTGAATGGTTTTCAGGACAAGCCAACATCAAAACTTTTGCCATTGACGAACTACTTGGCACCAAGTTGCGGGCTCTTTATCAGAGAAAGCAGGGGCGTGACTTATTCGATCTGTGGTTGTGCTGCACTACTCTAACAGTAGATCCCGACAAAGTAATTAATTGCTTTCTTGAATATATGAAGCACAATGGCTTGAAAGTATCCCAAGCAGAATTTGAAAACAACCTACAGGAAAAACTTAAGGACCCAGCATTCCGCAATGACATAGTGCCTCTAATTCGTCCAGGCGTTAACTACGATGTGGATCAGGCAGCACAGTTAATTTCCAAAGAGATAATCGCAAAGTTACCAGTCCGTTAGCAATCAACTTGGAAAAACAATTGAAAAACAAAGACCAGCTACAGCGTAACTGGTCTTTGCATTATTTCTGGCTATCCGCTAACCTTACGTTCCTCCAAATGCTGGCATATTCTTAAGCATCACCTCACAGTTAATTGCCTCCGAAAGGGCTGCCTTAGCCTTCTCAATCCAACGGTTGAGGTAGCCACGCTCTTTATCCAGATCTTCTTGAATAATTTGAATGGTTGGAATTTCCGTTGGTAGCTCATCGGCGCCGCAATAGAATCGCGTTACCGAATCACCTGCATTAACTGCTTCTCTAGCGTAGTAGGCTTCTACTTTATGGATCATTTCCTGGCAGAAAATAATCAGATTTTCGAAGTCACCCAGGTCTTCATATAGGATGCGCAGAATGAAGAATTGAAAGGCTTCTTCATGGTATTCCTGATCTTTCAATCGATCTGACAGCAACTTTATGCAGACTCGTGCTTCCAGATATCTTCCTGACCGGTAATATGATCGGGCAAGAGATGCCACAACATCAGCGAGATAAATCTCTGAAAGAGAGTTATTCGGATCGAACTTATCAAAATACTCAAAGGCTTGAGTCTTGATAATTTCCTCGTTAGGGCGCTTTTTGCAGTTTTCATGCATTACTTGATCATATGGATCATTTGATTTTTTAGTCATATAAGGAACTCCTTAAAATAGATTAGATGTGACAACGGTAAAAGCCGGATTCAGGTCCTCCGGCATCGTGACCAAAGCGATGAGAAGCCTGTTGGCTCGGTGCCATGGCTTCTTCGGCTCGCTGCTTATACCGAGCAATGCGCTCCCGGAACATTTCCAGGTCGGCCCGATGAATATCAGCAAGCACTCTATGTTTGGTCGGCTTACCATTAACGTACGTCGCCGGAACAGTTATTCCTTGCGTTTCGCGAATTTTCTGCGCGTAATATGCTTCCGTAATTGGCAACACATCAACGCAGTATCTGTAGAGACCTTGATAGTCATCAAGATCAACGAAACGCTGAAACAACCAGGCAACTTGCGGCCCATTTTCAGGAGACGCCTTTCTTACAAGGTTGTATAGGACCTTGAAACACTTGCGCGCTTTTTCAAATTGATTAATGCGCAAATACGATCCAACAAGAATATCCATAGCTTGAGCTACATCGTATTCAGCCAGGTAGTCAGCCGGGTGAACAATTTTCACCAGCTCCTCTACCGCCCTTTCGATGACAGCATGTTTTGGATATGCTTTCATGTCTTCAGTTTTGATTAAAGACATAAGTTCCTCGGGGCTCTCCCCGGGGTTTATCATTGTTTCCATATTTTTTACTCCAATTTAAAACAATGAGTAGGTAAAAAAGCCTTGCCGCTAGGCTATCGCCTGCCAGGCTTCCCCGCCCGGCAGGATTCTCCTGCCGGTGCCTGCCGATAAGCAGGCGATAGGGATCCTGGAGGCAAGGCTGTACAAGTCCTTACTGCATAGAAGACGAGTCAGTAAGGACAAAGCCACTGTCACTGTGGCTAATAGCTGCGTGCGTGGCAGACACTGAGTCTGAGTCATTGTTGCCTCCACACAGCTAAATCTATAGGCATAAGCCGCAAACACATCTGATTGACAGCAAATGCAAATCATATTCATGACAAAGCTCCCAACTGCTTGGTCAAGACTTTACGCCAATAAGCCAAGCGAGGATGCTTGGAGTGAATTGATTCAAATATTTCCAATCCACTGCGCAACTTCTCTGCCGCCAATTGCAAGCGCTCAGCGGCACGGGGAAAAGTAATTTTCTTAAGGGCTGATTTAATTGCGGATATTGTATTTTTATTGGATTCAACGTAATCAACGTTGGGATCGACACTGGTTACCACAATGCGATAAGCTTGCGCTTCGAGATCGGTACTTTGTTCAAACAATGCATGTGCGAATCTTTCCTGAGTAGATCCACAAGGCAAAGGCGGACTTGAGCAATCTAAAGGCACTTGGTCCCAAAGCAGTATCGATGTAGTTTTCGTCAAACCAGGTGCAGGTCCAGGACCAGACGGAATGAAATTCATCTGACTCGTATCCACTTGCGGTGCAAGTTGCGGATTGCCACTGAGCCAAGTAGGTATTGGCAATGCAGGCAAGTACTGCCAGTAAAGACTGGCATATTGCAGGTTCTTTCTCACGCAAGGATCAAAATTCCACTTGAGCCAATTCCTGAAGTCCTTGTCGTCAAATAGCGGTAAAGCGTGATTAGCTTTGGATAGGTTTAACAAGGCATTTGCGCACATCATCTTTGTATAGAAGATGCGCTCCCTTCTTATTGAAGGCGGAATATATGCAAGCAGGTTTTCACATTCAACCAATAAGTGCTCATAACGCTTATTCTGAAAATGATTAGCGGCATAGGCATAGCCAACATCCCAATCATCATAGGTTTGATAACCAATTTGGATTGATGGCGAAATACCAGATTTATTTATTGAGTCAACCAATTGAATAAGACTCTGCACAGACTGCAATGCCTGAGTTTGTTCTTTGGGATTGGCAATAGCGATTGCATCCTTAAGAGCCAAGGCTGATTCTATTTCAGCAAGATCTATATTGTTCGCTGCAAGTGCGTTCTGCGCCTTACATAAATGTTCGTTCCATGTCATAGGTTACATCTCCCATTCTTTGTGCCGAGGGTTAGATAGCGGATTTTTCTAAAGGATAGCCCTGGCCTAAAGCCAGGGCATTTCCGCTTGTTACTCAGAAGACGTACTGCCCCTAATCGACGAGAACCGGTCAAGAATGTTCCAAAGCGAAAAGAAAGACCCAGATCGCACACTGGGACTCGGTTTCAGAACGAATGGCTAAGAACAAATATCTAAGATCAAATAAGAAACTAGTCTGTGCCGACATTTATGAAATCCGACAATTGCCAGGAACAAGTTCAGCAAGTCTCCGTCATGCTCACTCAAGCAATCAGTACGAATTGAATGAACAGAAGTTTGGCGAATGGATAAGTTCACCAAACAGGGCAGACTTGTGCGTTAGTTAATTTCAGTCTTTATATAAAGAACAGCGCAAAAGTCTCGACAGCAAATAAGTACACAACACAAACAATACAAGGAATGAACCAATGAAGAACAATTGGCAGGATCGCTTACAACTAGCTGCAGAAGCAGTAGCAATAAATGATTTTGACGCTGCAAAGATCGAACTAGACATAGCCCATGGTCAAGCACTAGGCAGCGGCAGCGCAGAAGCAATAGAAAAGGTAAAAGCCTTTTACAACTTTATGCAATTGGAGTTGAGCAAATATGTAACAACAAAGAATCTAGAAGAAAAACAACGAGATACGCCAAGCAAAGAGAAGTCACTATCGATAAGTGACGGCATGCTTGGAGGCGCAGTAATAGGTGGTGTTCTAGGAACAATAGTGATCGCGTGTTTTGTTTTTTCAATGATCTGCGACATGGCACAAGGAAGAGGCGGATCATTCTTTGGAAACGAACATAATTTTGGGGACTTGTTGCAATACCTCTTCGTCCTCCTTCAGATTGGATCCGGAATAACTATTGTTGGAGCCATTCTTGGCGCCTTATACGCTCATGAGACTGGCCGAGCAATCGTAATGAAAGCAGATCAGGAAGAAGAAGCACGCAAAAAAGCGCTTCTTCATGATCGTTTTTATAGAGGAAAAACACTGGAGGAAACCTGGAAGTTATTGACCAAGTATTTTTCAAACGAGGCACCCGATCACATTCGAACCTGGACAATAAAAACGCCAGACACCGACTCCGGCGATATGGTTGTGCACTGGGGACGAAATATAGAAACGACCCAAGTGTATACGGAGAATCCGTACTCAAAGCATCCAAGATACAAAAATGTTACTGCCGATATCCACATCAAAGGTCACATTTTGGTAAGAGAGCTTCAGGGGGGCACACGAGTCTTGTTCTATTGGAACTACTCATGGGAACCGAAAGGGATGACTCTTGATGAAGAACGAACAGAATGGATGATTCAGTATTTCGAAAGTATCTGGATGCGTGTTTACAACGAGCTTGATCAACATATGAGATGCCCTGCCGAGATTGGTGTATTTCAAACCGATGCCTCAGGAACTAACGAGACAACACCAATCAACGACGACATAGGTGAAGCAATTCGCCAAAAGCGTCTAGACAGTTAATCGATGGAGATATTTTTATGCCCAAGACACAACAGTTACCACAACTAGCAACGAGACTATCAAGTCCTGATCTACAGAGATTCGATAGGTTAGCCGAAGAAAAAGGCTGGACAAAGGCAGAACTTGCTCGTGAGGCAATTCGCTGGTATCTCGATCATCAAGACGATGTACAAAGCAGTAAACGTGACGGTGTATATGCGAAAGAAATTCGCAAAATGACCGACCGTCTGGTTGCCTTCCTGGTGCCGATGCGGCGCGAAATCTCAGCACTGGTACATCTCAGTTATTACAACATCGAAGACAAACGGCAACTGAAGTCAGCCCTTAAATTCGCCTTCGATCAAATGCGCAAGCAATTGCCTGCAGAAGAACGAGCCATTGCCGATAAATTCAGGCAACAACTAGAACAAATGGCGGTACCTGATGAAAGCGGGCAAAGAAGCAATTCATGATACCTATTCATACATTTATCTCTGCCAAAGTCAGATTGCGCCAATCTGGTGGGAAGTGGGCGGTTGCCAAATCAAAAGCCGTAGGGGCGGCAATTGCGCACGTGAAATATATAGGCAACCGTCCAGGTCAGGACCTAGAACCAGGTGGCAGGAAATTCTTCGACGATGAGAAAGACAGCATCGATGGCAAAGACATCCGGGAATGGGTCAAAGACCAATATCCCGGAGGAAATGTTGTTGTTCACAAACTAACCATAGCCCCAGAAATAAACCTGGAACCAGAAGATGAAAAGATCTATGCAAGAACAATAATGCAAGAGTTGTCGAACAAACTTGGCCAAGATATCGATTGGAAAGGAGTT
The Candidatus Obscuribacterales bacterium DNA segment above includes these coding regions:
- a CDS encoding nucleotidyl transferase AbiEii/AbiGii toxin family protein, producing MIPRTTITMWREHHAPWSGDDQVEQDLVISRALIELYSDELISKNLAFRGGTALNKLILPTMSRYSEDIDLVQTLAQPIGPVLDRIKEILTPWLGKATYKQTNRGTTLYFSYKSEPPLEKPMKLKVSLNTRESFSVFGYENRSITIISEWFSGQANIKTFAIDELLGTKLRALYQRKQGRDLFDLWLCCTTLTVDPDKVINCFLEYMKHNGLKVSQAEFENNLQEKLKDPAFRNDIVPLIRPGVNYDVDQAAQLISKEIIAKLPVR
- a CDS encoding type IV toxin-antitoxin system AbiEi family antitoxin, whose translation is MPKETIAKYIDQLPSSGRYTFTRSELAKKFQKSDAAIRLALHRLQKNGRIKCPRRGFYVIVPEEYRQTGAPPPEWFIDALMKDWQSQYYVGLLSAAEIYGAAHQRPQEFQVVCDKAHRAIEISRYRIHFFKKWNLKDTPITEQKTPIGYMKVSSPEATALDLVRYYEDVGYYSNVVTVLSDLASSMNAQKLIAAADTGVELAVVQRLGYFMELVEKSKLVEPLHEWLVAKSPRTIALRSDLDFDKAALNRRWSIYINEEVEADEQ